A part of Magnetospirillum sp. genomic DNA contains:
- a CDS encoding AGE family epimerase/isomerase: MQPNPPDFRSRKAILAHVSHTLDFYHPRAYDPSGGFFHFLKDDGTIYDARTRHLVSSTRYVFLWAMAARHFPESQTYRDNTRHAVEFLRRAHRNPSTGGYAWQLRWQNGSAQILDATNHCYGLAFVLLAYAHAAMAGIAEAREWLEETFELMERRFWEPAAGLYADEATADWQLLPYRGQNANMHATEACLAAFEATGDIKYLDRAECVASNIVQRQAALTDGLMIWEHYKSDWSVDWDYNRNDMTNIFRPWGYQPGHFTEWAKLLILIEQQRALPWLLPKAEALFESAFRHAWDDTHGGLFYGFAPDFSICDDRKYHWVQCESMATAAVLAHRTGKQFYWDWYDRLWAYCWRHWIDHEHGAWFRLLTRANVNTTDEKSPAGKVDYHTTGACYEILKTLRA, encoded by the coding sequence GTGCAACCGAACCCGCCCGATTTTCGCAGCCGCAAAGCCATCCTTGCGCATGTGAGCCACACGCTCGATTTCTACCATCCGCGCGCCTACGACCCGAGCGGCGGCTTTTTCCATTTCCTCAAAGACGACGGCACGATCTACGACGCGCGCACGCGCCACCTCGTCAGCAGCACACGCTACGTTTTTTTGTGGGCGATGGCAGCACGGCATTTTCCCGAGAGCCAAACCTATCGCGACAATACGCGCCATGCGGTCGAATTCCTGCGCCGCGCGCATCGCAACCCGTCCACCGGCGGCTATGCCTGGCAGCTGCGCTGGCAGAATGGCTCTGCGCAAATTCTCGACGCGACGAACCATTGCTACGGCCTTGCCTTCGTGTTGCTCGCCTATGCGCATGCCGCGATGGCGGGCATCGCCGAAGCGCGCGAATGGCTCGAGGAAACGTTCGAACTCATGGAACGGCGTTTCTGGGAGCCTGCCGCAGGCCTCTATGCCGACGAAGCAACCGCAGACTGGCAGCTCCTGCCCTATCGCGGCCAAAACGCCAACATGCATGCGACCGAGGCCTGCCTTGCCGCTTTCGAGGCGACAGGCGACATCAAGTATCTCGACCGCGCGGAATGCGTGGCCTCGAACATCGTCCAGCGGCAGGCGGCACTGACCGACGGGTTGATGATCTGGGAGCACTACAAAAGCGACTGGTCGGTCGATTGGGACTACAACAGAAACGACATGACCAACATCTTCCGGCCCTGGGGCTACCAGCCAGGCCATTTCACCGAGTGGGCGAAGCTGCTGATCTTGATCGAGCAGCAGCGTGCCCTGCCCTGGCTGCTGCCCAAAGCTGAAGCACTGTTCGAAAGCGCCTTCCGGCACGCCTGGGACGACACGCATGGCGGTCTCTTTTACGGCTTCGCCCCGGACTTTTCGATCTGCGACGACCGCAAATACCATTGGGTCCAGTGCGAAAGCATGGCGACGGCCGCTGTTCTTGCGCACCGTACCGGTAAACAGTTTTACTGGGATTGGTACGACCGGCTGTGGGCCTATTGCTGGCGCCATTGGATCGACCACGAGCACGGGGCGTGGTTCCGGCTTCTGACGCGCGCCAACGTCAACACGACCGACGAAAAAAGCCCGGCCGGCAAGGTCGACTACCATACGACAGGTGCCTGCTACGAAATCCTGAAGACACTGCGGGCCTAG
- a CDS encoding TRAP transporter large permease → MSWILAGWFAALMLGMPLYVSMGVAALVFVFATGITPSIVPQKIAQAANSFPLLAAPLFILMGNIMNSGGITDRIFAFATACVGWLRGGLCHANILASVIFAGMSGSAVADAGGVGTLEIKAMKDEGYDAETAAAITAASATIGPIIPPSLPMVIYGVSADVSIGGLFLAGVIPGLLMAGALMAMVSYIARKRGLPRHPFPGFRGLLRAYGRAHWALMTPVILFGGMIAGIFTPTEAAGVATVYALVLGLFVYREFDLRDLPRIAAETVETTGVVLALVMTASALGWCLSLSRIPQTVGPQIVALVGDPLVFLLAVNLLLLVVGCFMEALAAMLILIPILTPAAAQFGIDPIQFGLVFVLNLMIGTITPPVGVVLFVTSKIAGISFAAMSRAIVPWLLPLLGVLLAITLWPPLTTWLPNLILGR, encoded by the coding sequence ATGAGCTGGATCCTGGCCGGCTGGTTTGCGGCCTTGATGTTGGGCATGCCGCTCTACGTGTCGATGGGCGTTGCTGCGCTAGTCTTCGTGTTCGCAACCGGCATCACGCCCTCGATCGTGCCGCAGAAAATCGCGCAGGCGGCAAACTCCTTCCCTTTGCTGGCGGCGCCCCTGTTCATCTTGATGGGCAACATCATGAATTCGGGGGGCATCACGGATCGCATTTTTGCTTTCGCGACAGCGTGCGTCGGGTGGCTTCGCGGGGGATTGTGCCACGCCAACATTCTGGCAAGCGTGATCTTCGCCGGCATGTCGGGCTCGGCCGTCGCGGACGCGGGCGGCGTAGGAACGCTCGAAATCAAAGCCATGAAAGACGAAGGCTACGACGCCGAAACGGCAGCGGCCATTACCGCCGCGTCGGCGACGATCGGCCCGATTATCCCGCCGTCGCTGCCGATGGTCATCTACGGCGTTTCGGCGGACGTTTCGATCGGCGGCCTTTTCCTTGCAGGCGTCATACCGGGATTGCTGATGGCGGGCGCGTTGATGGCAATGGTGAGCTACATTGCGCGCAAGCGCGGCCTGCCGCGCCACCCCTTTCCCGGCTTTCGCGGACTCCTTCGTGCCTATGGCCGCGCGCATTGGGCATTGATGACACCCGTGATTCTTTTCGGCGGCATGATCGCCGGCATTTTTACCCCAACTGAGGCTGCGGGCGTGGCCACGGTCTATGCCCTTGTCCTTGGCCTGTTCGTCTATCGCGAATTCGATCTTCGCGACTTGCCCCGCATCGCCGCCGAGACGGTCGAGACGACCGGCGTTGTCCTCGCACTGGTCATGACGGCTTCGGCTTTGGGCTGGTGCCTGTCGCTGTCCCGGATCCCCCAGACCGTGGGTCCACAGATCGTGGCACTCGTCGGCGATCCGCTGGTTTTTCTGCTAGCCGTCAATCTTCTTCTCTTGGTCGTCGGCTGCTTCATGGAAGCGCTCGCCGCCATGCTGATCCTCATCCCGATCCTCACGCCGGCGGCGGCGCAGTTCGGCATCGATCCGATACAGTTCGGGCTCGTTTTCGTGCTGAATCTAATGATCGGAACGATTACGCCGCCCGTGGGTGTGGTGCTGTTTGTGACTTCGAAGATCGCAGGCATCTCGTTTGCGGCAATGTCGCGGGCAATTGTGCCGTGGCTGCTGCCGCTGCTGGGCGTGCTGCTGGCGATCACGCTCTGGCCGCCTTTGACAACGTGGCTGCCTAATCTCATTCTCGGGCGGTAA
- a CDS encoding TRAP transporter small permease, translating to MIDTMRRAADFGMRAAAFVLLMALLGSVVAGVVSRQLGAPLPWTDEAAQYLLVWTGFVGWMLAARKRSHIRIDVLIDLLPPLARRVAEIAIQLGVIALASAMLIYGPVLIERNLDVEWISVPLSAALLYIPVPIAAIAVLMQACVQIWEALKGPIAPQAVKIL from the coding sequence ATGATCGACACGATGCGGCGCGCGGCCGATTTCGGCATGCGCGCCGCTGCTTTTGTTCTACTGATGGCGCTGCTCGGCAGCGTCGTCGCCGGGGTCGTCTCGCGTCAACTCGGCGCGCCTCTCCCCTGGACGGACGAAGCAGCCCAATATCTTCTGGTATGGACGGGGTTCGTCGGCTGGATGCTCGCCGCGCGCAAGCGCAGCCACATCCGGATCGACGTGCTCATCGATCTTCTGCCGCCGCTTGCGCGCCGCGTGGCGGAGATCGCAATCCAACTTGGCGTCATTGCGCTCGCCAGCGCCATGCTGATCTACGGACCCGTGCTGATCGAGCGCAACCTCGACGTCGAATGGATCAGCGTGCCGCTGTCGGCGGCCCTGCTCTACATTCCCGTGCCGATTGCCGCCATCGCTGTGCTGATGCAGGCCTGCGTGCAGATTTGGGAAGCCCTCAAGGGGCCCATCGCCCCGCAAGCCGTGAAGATACTATGA
- a CDS encoding DctP family TRAP transporter solute-binding subunit, translated as MSRISRRGLLAGTAATAGLLATPTIARAQATAIRWGEMLAPTHPQVQMIDRIAAEVREKTSGRIDIQTFPNGQLGSGRDMMEAVSAGALQITTDGAGALAALLPALSVIEAPYLWRDAAHMAKAAAAPQFLRMNDDLVARRGMRLAAVTYYGKRHLTTGSKAVRTPADMAGFKLRVPPVDVFRAMAEAWGAQATPVNFNELYLALNQGAVDGQENPLPTIQSGKFFEVQRFLVLTEHIITPRLVIVNEAFWRGMRNADRDILQTAIANGAKWQDQELLGQEAGLVATLRTAGMTVIEPDLKLFRDPVLARVPAQFAERWGRDTFEALRAL; from the coding sequence ATGTCTCGAATTTCACGACGCGGATTGTTGGCTGGCACGGCGGCGACGGCCGGGCTGCTAGCGACGCCGACCATCGCACGCGCGCAAGCAACGGCGATCCGGTGGGGCGAGATGCTTGCACCGACGCATCCGCAGGTGCAGATGATTGATCGCATCGCCGCCGAAGTGCGTGAGAAGACGTCGGGGCGCATCGATATTCAGACTTTCCCCAACGGCCAGCTCGGTTCGGGCCGCGACATGATGGAAGCGGTTTCGGCGGGGGCCTTGCAGATCACAACCGACGGCGCCGGGGCGCTTGCGGCCTTGCTGCCTGCCTTGTCGGTCATTGAAGCGCCCTATCTGTGGCGCGACGCGGCACATATGGCGAAAGCGGCGGCGGCACCGCAGTTCCTGCGCATGAACGACGATCTCGTCGCACGCCGCGGCATGCGACTTGCGGCCGTCACTTACTACGGAAAACGGCATCTGACGACAGGCAGCAAAGCTGTGCGCACACCGGCCGACATGGCCGGCTTCAAACTGCGCGTTCCGCCAGTCGACGTCTTCCGCGCGATGGCCGAAGCGTGGGGCGCTCAGGCAACGCCGGTCAATTTCAATGAACTTTACCTTGCCCTCAATCAAGGGGCCGTCGACGGCCAGGAAAATCCGCTTCCGACGATCCAGAGCGGCAAGTTTTTCGAGGTGCAGCGCTTCCTGGTTCTGACCGAACACATCATCACGCCGCGGCTGGTGATCGTAAACGAAGCGTTCTGGCGGGGCATGCGCAATGCCGACCGCGACATTCTGCAGACGGCGATCGCCAACGGTGCGAAATGGCAGGATCAGGAACTGCTGGGGCAAGAGGCCGGACTTGTCGCAACGTTGCGCACCGCTGGGATGACGGTGATTGAGCCCGATCTCAAGCTGTTCCGCGACCCGGTGCTCGCGCGCGTACCTGCGCAGTTTGCGGAACGTTGGGGCCGCGACACGTTCGAAGCGTTGCGCGCCTTATGA
- a CDS encoding GntR family transcriptional regulator, which produces MSEASAETPKLRERAYAAFTDRLLARAIVPGQFVTQRELVEITGLPLGAIRELVPRLEAEGLIVTVPQRGMQVAHVDLSLIRCAFQFRLMLEREAVAVFVRDAPLAEFQRLREAHERVIKDARRRVTADVIRRAQIVDWNMHDTIIDYLGNDIVSSAYRVNSIKIRLIRQAETRLDPSRVETVMREHLGIVEKMEARDALGAQAALGAHIQDARLRAMEM; this is translated from the coding sequence CGATCGGCTGTTGGCGCGAGCGATCGTCCCGGGTCAGTTCGTGACCCAACGCGAATTGGTCGAGATCACCGGCCTGCCGCTTGGCGCAATCCGCGAACTGGTGCCGAGGCTCGAAGCCGAAGGCCTGATCGTCACGGTGCCGCAGCGCGGCATGCAGGTTGCCCATGTCGATCTGAGCTTGATCCGTTGCGCATTCCAGTTCCGCTTGATGCTCGAGCGCGAGGCCGTTGCGGTTTTCGTTCGCGACGCACCTTTGGCCGAGTTCCAGAGACTGCGCGAAGCCCACGAGCGGGTCATCAAGGATGCGCGCAGACGTGTAACGGCCGACGTAATTCGCCGTGCGCAGATCGTCGACTGGAACATGCACGACACCATCATCGACTATTTGGGCAACGACATCGTTTCGAGTGCATACCGCGTGAACTCGATCAAGATTCGCCTCATTCGCCAGGCCGAAACGCGTCTAGACCCGAGTCGCGTGGAAACCGTAATGCGCGAACATCTCGGCATCGTCGAGAAAATGGAAGCGCGCGACGCTCTCGGCGCGCAAGCCGCCCTGGGCGCCCATATCCAGGACGCGCGACTGCGGGCCATGGAGATGTAA